In Bacteroidota bacterium, the following are encoded in one genomic region:
- a CDS encoding MFS transporter, translated as MYTTKSPTRGHILLIIVAALGYFVDIYDLVLFNVVKKASLEALQLGGPMQEHNEILLFNWQMTGMMLGGILWGILGDKKGRLSVLFGSILLYSLANIANAFVAPGDLSTYSIIRLIAGIGLAGELGAGITLVVETMSKENRGYGTMIIVTFGALGAVFASIVGKKGALFASFTNDML; from the coding sequence ATGTATACTACAAAATCACCAACTCGCGGACATATATTGTTAATTATTGTGGCGGCGCTTGGCTATTTTGTTGATATATACGACCTCGTATTGTTTAATGTAGTGAAAAAAGCCAGCCTGGAAGCCTTGCAGTTAGGAGGACCTATGCAGGAGCATAACGAAATTCTCTTATTTAACTGGCAAATGACCGGCATGATGCTGGGCGGTATTTTGTGGGGAATATTAGGCGATAAAAAAGGAAGGCTATCGGTTTTATTCGGCTCCATTCTGCTATACTCGCTTGCGAATATTGCCAACGCTTTTGTAGCCCCCGGCGACCTCAGCACCTACTCCATCATACGATTAATAGCGGGGATCGGCCTGGCCGGTGAATTAGGAGCAGGTATCACACTGGTGGTTGAAACAATGAGCAAGGAAAATCGCGGTTACGGAACAATGATCATTGTTACATTTGGAGCATTGGGTGCCGTATTCGCCTCTATTGTTGGCAAAAAAGGCGCACTGTTCGCCAGCTTTACAAATGATATGCT